From the Papaver somniferum cultivar HN1 chromosome 2, ASM357369v1, whole genome shotgun sequence genome, the window aaaAAAACGGGGGACATTTTTTTAGTGTAATGTTAAAAGTAGGGGTACTTTATCAAGAAGCCCTTACTTTTTCTATATTTTCACTAAAATCCAAGAATAGTTTTTTAATTTGTAGATCAAAACTAAAATTTGAATCCATTATTGTTTGTTActcaattagtatttgaatcatACAGAAGTTTTTTGTCAGGAGCAAAGCGATGATTCAAAGAAGATCtatgacaaaagaaaaaaaaaacgaagaagaactCATACTCTTGTTAAGAAGAAGATAAAGGGAACAAAGGCATATAGGTAACCTAATATTACATATGATATTTTTAATTTGGGAAGAATTCCCAAAAGGATATTAGGATCATAGAATTTGAATTCTTGGATATAACACGTACTTATATTTTACTTGTCTTCTATACCTAGAAATTCAGATCTAAGGGTTAATTAACCAAAAAAATGAACCATAAAATAGTATCGTGTATATCCTGATCCCTAAGGAGGAATTGTACGAAGGACTACCAGAAGCACACAATTACTAAAGGTGGGTACCAGCATTTGCAGTTGTTGGACCATTCAAATGGAACCACCCCAACCGAAGGCTCGTACCATTACACATAAGATAAAAAATTTTATAAGTGGTCCGGTCGTTGGACCATTCAAATGGAACCAGCCCAACTGATGTTGGTAACGCCTTTAGTAATCATGTTGGAATTGTTCATTTATATTAAGCTCTAAAACACCAGGGTGATACTCTTAGAGTTACTAAAACACCGTCCATATTATTTGTGCCAAATCAAAACCGTATCCaataaaaatggaacaaaaactccATTTGAATTCAAATTAGTTAAATTTAGTTTTTAACCGTATCTAATAATTCCAGTCGTACCTTTAACCATATATACGATTTCTTCAAAATAGAAATTTTTGGCGGAAATACAATTTCAGCAGATCGGAGAAGAGGATTGAAGATCTTCTCTACCAGAATCTTCCTCTATTtagattttagggtttgatttcgtATATTCTCTACCAGAATCTTTATAGAGATATCTAGAAAAATCAAAACCAGATCTATATTCTTATCTCTTTCTCCGGTTCGATTTTGATGATTTCAGAAACTAATTTTCCGAACTCGGTTTTgttttaatttagttgaataacaAAAGAAATCGTAGATTTCAATCCTTCGAATCTGAAGATTTATATGTATTGTTGAAGAaattcaatttattttggttttcggttctcatcttcttcgaagaaaagaagagaagtaaCAATTTAATCCTTCGAATTGTCATCTTGAGTCTGTAATCATACGTTGGAGTAGTCGGATCATATTCATCAGGAACGCGATTTCGATTTCcaggtatttttatttatttgatttgttttgaattttCTAGTTGATTTCATAATAGAAGTTACAATAATGTTACAATTTTGGATCGTTGTTCGTATTGAAATAGATTTGCTTATGTTGATTATGTTTGTTTCTTGTTGTTCATGGTGAAATTTGTATGAATggaaattttttgttgttaagctGTCATATAGTTTTCAGTTTAAACTGAGTGAAACCTTTTTTGGTTCCATACTTTTGCTTGTAGATATGGACTCTGTCATTGCAACTGTATGttacaatgaagcttcattgtcgtTTCGTATTGGTTTAAAATCAACTCTTACGGGTTTGAAGGATAATATTTGTTTAAATTGGGTTCAATTATCTCCATTCACTATTGAAATCATTCACAAATTTGGTGAGCAGCAAAAGGTACTTCAGTCTAATTATGATCTCCAATCAGCTGCTGTGTTTTCTCTGTTTAACAAGTTGCCAACACTAgacttatatgtatatcatagaAGTGAAAGTTCAAGTTCAGTATGCCACATAGGTGCTAGTTCAAGTTCATCATCCCATGGGTCTGAAGTTGTACCTGTCAATCATCCACTAGTTACCACTGTCACTGATTATGATGACCCTAAAGTAGTCAAAGAGCCGTTGAAATCCGCTCGTTGGCTAGGTTTTTTTCACAGTGTTGAACAAGTGTTTCCACGAGGTGTGGACCAAGTGCGTCACGATTTGATGAAGTACCATGATTCAAATGGTTATGCATATAAGGTAACAAGAAACGAGAAGTTGCGGATTGCTGCTTGTTGTGCTAACAAGAAGAAGGACAAGTGTAATTGGCACATGTATGATGTTTCTTGTGACGGTGTCGAAGGAAGTCCCTTTATTATCAAGGAGTTAAATAATCAGCATACTTGTGACGGTGGATTTATTAAAGTTCCAAGTGTATCGAAGAAGCTAATAAGTTCCTTGATCAAGGATGAGATTAAACAGAACCCAAAGAAGAAGACAAAGGATATTATGGAAAAAATTAGAAGAGAATATGGCTTTGACATAAGTCGTTATTATGCATACGCAGGTAAGAGACATGCACTGAATATGGCATGGGGAGAGGATGAGAAGTCATTCGCTTACTTGCATTGGTATATAAAGCAATTGTCTGAAACCAATTCTGGATCTCGTGTTGTTTTGGAAACTGACGCGAGTCAAAAGTTTGTGAGATTGTTCATTGCCTTCGGATCATGTATCCGTGGATTTAATTACTGTCGTCCCTTGATATTCATGGATGCAACACATTTGAAGAGTAAATATCTCGGTCACATGATGGCAGCAACAGGACTAAACGGGGATAATGGTACTTTTTCTTAAACTTTTTTCTGTTGGtttcttttatcattttttttgatgaaaacatTTTCTGtcttgttggtttcatcatttttttgctgtgttgttttgtcatttttttttctgttttgtttgattttgcagGAATTTACCCTTTAGCTTATGGCGTGGTTTCATCTGAGACTGATGCGAACTGGAAATGGTTTATGGAGCAACTCAGGGATGTCGTTTCTCCTCAAAGAAAACTTACAtttgtgagtgatcgaggtaGTGGTTTAGTCAACCAAATCCCCGTCGTTTTTCCAGGTGCGTATCATGGGTGGTGTTACTGGCACATGTCAAACAATGTTAATGCATGCTTGCCTAAGTCAGCCAAGACATATAACAATTAtgtgttgaagttgtttgaaAAATGTGCATATGCGAATACACATGTAGAGTTTAAGGAGAGTTGGGATGACTTGATGCTGGTTAAAAATCAGAAGCTACAAGAATATCTTAGTAGGGATCCACTTGATAAAtgggttagtttttttttcccgGGCTGTCGATATGGGGAGTTGTGCTCAAATGTTGTTGAATGTTTGAATGGTTGGATTAAGGAAGAGAGGGAGATGCCTATTGCTGTCATGGTTGATAAAATATGGCTGAAGCTTATGGAAATGATGTGCATTCGTCGTGAAGAATGTGTGACATCGTTCGATTGGCGAGGAGTTTTGTGTCCAAAAATGGAAGCTGAACTCTATAACAATAAGATGCATGGCCGTGATTACAGTGTTACCAAGTCATCTGAATTTGTGTATGAAGTTCATGCCTCATTAACACAAAGGGTTGATTTGAAAGAAAAGACATGCTCTTGCAACCGTTGGAAAATCAATGGCTTCCCTTGCCCCCATGTTGTTAGGTGTATAATGGGGAATGGTGAAGATCCTTATGAGTATGTTGAAAACTACTTCACCACTAAGTTCTATCGAGAGTCGTATTCAATACCAATCCATCCAGTTCCAACAGTTGAAAGGCCTGCAACAATTTCACCCAAGTCTGTTGTTCATGGACCTAAAGTTTTGCCACAATCAGGACGTCCACGTAAGAAGAAAAggattcctaatacaggttcaattcccaagaagaagatgagaacttgCGGTGGATGTAATGAATTGACTACTCATAATCGAAGGATGTGCCCTAATAAGCAGACGTGAAGTCTTTTTGGGACTGATTTACTTTTAGTTTTAGTTCAGAATTCTTCTATTCTATTAGCATTTCGCATACAGTTCGTAAACTTTGAGTATCTTTTTTAGTTTAGACTACAATATGCTTTAGTCTACATTTTGAGAATTCATTTTTTTCTGTCGATTTATATTCCTATTATTGACTGTTATTGCTCATGTATATTCTATTTGACTGTTATTGCTCATTTATATTCCTGTCTTCTTGTCTACAGTAAAACATGTTGATTTCCTGCTGGTATTTCACCTGCAATATggtggaaccctttttggtttcatcatttctacTGTTATTTtgtaaccaaaataggttggatcCTTTTTTTGGTTAGATCACTGCTTTTGTGAATGCTTTTGTAATTGTCTTGGCTTTTTCCCTTAAACTTTTGCTTTATTATGAATTATTTCCATGCCTTTGAAACATATCAATTTTTCCTGTAAACCAAGCCATGATACGACCCTTTCCCATTTGGTTTCACCTGCAATTTggtggaaccctttttggtttcatcatttatgctGGAAcccttttggtttcatcaaaatacaGATATACATAACACTATGCGCCAATATGGTTTCGATTAAAACATAATTGAAAAAATTATAAACATTGTTTCCAGGTAGTTGACAGTACTCTAATTGAAACCATTCATACACAATTTAAACCTTTTATAAACTATTACAAGCATTCAAATTTATAAATAGTTGACAATATACACAACTTTGCTCTCATGCTTTCTACCCTTTCTGAAATATTCTCCCCATGAGACTCTTCATGCATCAAGGAGGATCTTACACACCATCTTTGGTCTCATCTCATGCACCTTTAGTGAAATATCATCTCCAGGAGACGACGCCATGTTTCCcttcaagaggctcttcatgtaataggAAACATGAAGACCACAATCATTCCTGAAACAACCAAAAAATTGTCTCAATATTTAATATTTAAAACtgccataaataaataaataattttaccgAACTTCCAAACATAGGTgatgatttttctagcttacccCATTTGTTGACAACATGATGGCGTGTGCATAGTGTATGACGGGGGCTGAGTTGTCTGCTCGTCACGGGGGAGCTTTGCATCGTGATGTGCAAATGCTGATATTATTCTTTGTCTCATGCTTTCAGCACTTTTCATGCATTCTTCTTCAGCGGAAGCCAAGGATTTGTAGTGAGAAAATTCTGCGGTTTCAGTATCAAAAGCTAGCAGTGTCCAATGGTCTACCCCATCTCCAACTGTTGTCAGCAACGGAACGAATAAAAATTGTACATTGTAGTCCATTTTGTCGATGAACGCTTCAATTGCACTACCACATCTCATTCCTAGTGAGTGACATGTCtgaaaaaatacaagaaaacagATTCCTAATGAGTGACAAACATGCAAGTGTTTTTTTTCTTCGCAATGAgcgacatttttttcttcttaaagaatgaaaccaaaattggttccatcaaaaTAAACTATATAACCAACAACATTTGAAACAACTATTTCCACTCATAGTTGGATTCTACAATCAGCTAGACCTACAATCACAAAACTGATCCCCCGCACATCATAAAGTGTTTAACTGAAGATTGAGAAACAAAAGATGCAATTGGTTTCACTCAACTTGTTTTCGCTACAAAGGTTTACATTCAAAACAATTTAACCAAATTGATACTAAGATCTTCAGATTACAATTCGTATCCACATCCTAAGTAAAACACTCTACTCAAGATGAATGCTTCAAACTAACAAATCTTTCCCACACTTTTTGATGGAAAATTATCTAGTATGCTAGTACTAACATATCCAACTTAGTCAAGGATGCCAAAGTCAACTAATCCAGTACACAAGAATCTTGTCATGCTTAGTAAGAATGTATCTACTAAATTAACAGTAACCAGAAATCAACTCTAACCGGAAATCTTGTCCATGCTTAGTAAGAATGTATCTATTAAATTGCAGAGGAAACTTACATAGGCAAATGTGCTTAGAAACACAGCTTTCTTGTACTTCGGATTACCATCTGGTTTCAACTCTTCTTTGAGGATGTTCTTTTGCAATTTCAAGATGTAAAACTCAATGATGTCTCCTACGACATCtccctttctcatcaacaaatccAGCATCCTCCCAGATATTATCAGTTGGTGCTCCTTGTTCTCCCATGCCGTGTAGCTGTAAAACTCAAGCTAATGAATGCTGGAtctaagaatgaaaaaaaaaataaatttagaacacattttttgatgaaaccatttttggtttcagcaCTTACCTTTCAGTTTTGCTTCTGAAAAACCTGCTCACAAGGGGTCTTTGACTTTCATCGAGTACCTtcataattttcaatttttcaacTGGTTTCAACTTCACATCCTTCACCTCATACACCTCCTCATTCTTCTCCTTCTACTTATTCTTTTCATTATGATTTTTTCTCCAATCGCatttagtttttgttcttttctttttctcagtTGTATAATCCCGATATTTGActggttcttgcatttttcttcTGTCATCCCTTAGTCTTGTAATCATATTACTCAACTTTTTCTCGGGACTGATGTTTTGAGATCCTTTCTCAGCATCTTGTTTTTCACTGTCACTCTGCTTCAGTCCTAAACTGAATCCAGGTTCACCGTCTTTTATATCAGCTACATCCTCTACCATTCTTACAGTTGAGTAGTAGTATACACTTTGCACCTTTGTCTTTGACGAACAACCTTGCTTTGCATAAACGGATTCCATTTTTCGAATAGCATCCTCACTGTCCTCATCATATATAAACCGAGTTTCATTATCTTCTTGTTCAATATTTTGCTTCAAAGAAGAACATTTCTTCGCCTCAGATTCGACCTGTtcggccaccttgatatcctcaatagTGTTTGGAGTCAACTCCATACCCTCTTCTTGTTCATTCCCTTGCTTTGATGAACATTTCTTGGCCTCGGATTCGACCTGCTCGACCACCTTGATTTCCTCAAGAGTATTCGGAGTTAATTGTTCAGTCTCGTCCTCCGGTTTTGATGAAGATTTATTCATTTCAAATTCAACCTGCTCGGCCACCTTGATTTCCTCGATAGTGTTTGGAGTcaatgatgtattttcaaatggttgtagtgatagtggtaaaaatgggttcttttcagatttgtgaagggaataaaatttttagatttttttttaaaacttaagaatgtagcaaaattaaatagcaaagtgatgtgaaattttatggacaaataggggtttaagattccaccattcaacaatacttatatgatctaatatttttttttattatgcaatttaaataattggtttgattcaaaatattgccaaaagaagatttccaaaatatcaaatgttaatcacaagtataatgcatcaagagtctaaaactaagcatgcattatcaagggaaaacacagttgattaataaaaatcatttaattcatttttatcaatgtaattaatcacataaaaatattgcataaaaaaatagagattaccacataattattgtgagaatggcttcctctgtcacccctgggattgggtttagctactcatgatgaaaaacctctcaaaatatttcattgatgctcaaaagtgttttacaatgaagagaaagacaagaaaatgatataaaacaggaatctgcgacccacagaaggcgtccagaatcaatgatagagatgaagtgttgttgtcgttggaaaactatgacccacaaatgacagtcgttgtctttgttggtaacgactgcctttggtagtctgttcttcctcttcttcttcctcctcgagcagcagcagcagctgaaccagaatctctgcaacttcaattttcttgctctgtagtgctctaaacctctcccaattatctctctcctcttctatgagtccccaacactctatatatactccacaagaTCAaaaagtctcgctataactcgatataattctctcttaactcgttttgatgaaaaaatattttgggaatattttcttccctgatttagcttctcacgcgtagatttccatcctggtcactctagaaatgtttacacacgacccacaatgttgctagagccctcatgcgtgagcagaacacgctcaaatcttctccaatcccgtgtccaacccgtgtttccctgttttgcattccgtgaattatccatctaattctggccaaatttgatcgaaccaaaagccgaaaacgtgtttgctaggacatatcacaacttcctaccaaaaatcagccattgaatcgccctagaacacgttcaaaaattccaacaaaacatctgccacttgatagtattttttcctgccaatttttggtttttgaatttgggaagaagatgtcctcccccctaatcagaactggggtgcgaatagcagctgccttgggggtgacctgggggtgcttcgtgcaacttttcgagccgaattttccaacaataattattttccaaaaatacctagaaacacacaaaacaccataataaggacgaaaacaagtactaacaatacgaaacattgaggacaaattagacacataaatgcgtctatcaaatacccccaaacttattatttgctagtcctcaagcaaaaataaaaaataaaaccgagttaatctcgagagggtttaccagaggtgtacccacaaaaccattactccagaccctagctatctatgtcgaaccttggaaggcactaaagaatctccttggttggcttacaatcactgattacaggaggaagtaccctgatgcgaaattccaattgttgtacacgagtttacactcaagcatactaaaattcatataaagtgacagagctctactcagatagttgcactatggacatcgtattcggagtcaaactaatcatatggatagaaaaaagagatggaaatagaaaaatgtagatggttttgatgttaaccaaatgatcgatgtttcacatatctttctgaaggccactgccagaatgaacctatcataatggactgagataccgatctgactaatatcaagataactggcatatacaagggaaccagtggttaataacttaaatctagatcaacaaactggcaaatacaagggaaccaacagttgactacacagaaaaataaccattttttttaacttaacgacatgaatagatctttttgatccaagcgcatgcttcttgtcagcagattacacgatagttcccacgggtcctgcattctacgcttgcttaggcgacggaaacagggagaacacacgcatattgctatccaaagtgttaatacttattccgattggtctaactggtctagtctttttttttatatagtaactcagtcactctaattcaccctagcagtggtaacaacttgaatcgtgtgccccacctaatcacttagagaaacatagtttaaaataaaaaaataaaataaaataaaagaaatgaaaaggactcaacgagatatggtgcaactatcatgttatttctaacacctgagctctgtgcttttatgaatagactctatagatgtttccatctaatcagattggttcctcaactcctaaaaccaagatgcttccatccacttagattagttagtgccatcctgaatacgcataaatttctaggatctggagtttatttattacaactaaaagctaacaaaaagtttcttccccacccccaaacttaaatctaacattgtcctcaatgtttctaattaaagagcagtaccaaaagtaaaataacacgaggagaagttggaaagatagtacctgggtgaagaaaatcaaaaactaatatacaacatacaactgcctcgatggtcaatcaagggtaaacagggtcctccagagggacctcctcaacatcacctgtaggaaagggctctaaaaagggtttcaatctctgaccgttaaccttcgaagaactactaccatccggtgtctcgatctcaacagctccatgaggaaaaacagtgcgaacaataaaaggacccgtccaccgagaacgtaacttcccagggaaaagatgcaagcgggtatcatacagaagaactttttgacctggagaaaatgacttccgtaaaatgtttctatcatgcacaagtttcattttgttcttatactccttcgcactatcgtaagcatctatacgaatctcgtccaactcattgagctggagtttcctatgggctcctgcctcgtcaagtgaaaaatttagctgcttaacagcccaataagctctatgttctaactcaacaggtaagtgacatgccttgccataaacaagccgataaggcgacattccaatggggatcttaaacgcagtacggtaagcccataaggcatcagtaagcctagacgaccagtctttccgattaggattaactgttttctctaatatacgttttatctccctattggaaacctctacctgaccactagtctgtggatgatacggggtagctatcttatgtgtaataccatatttcttcatcagaagcttaaaaggcccattacaaaagtgcgaccctccatcactaattatagctcgtggtgtaccaaaacgtgtaagtatattatttttcaagaactcaatcacaaccctatggtcattggttttacacgcaaccgcctcaatccacttagagacatagtctacggcgacaaggatgtataggttaccaaaagaattaggaaacggacccataaagtcaataccccacacatcaaagacctcaacaattaaaatagggttcaagggcatcatgttcctacgggaaatggttcctaatttctggcatcgttcacaagtaacgcagtaactgtgggagtctttaaacaacgaaggccaatagaatccacactgcaatatcttagcagcagttttcttagcactaaagtgacccccacaagcatgatcatgacaaaaggaaaaatactggactggtcactctcaggtatacatctcctaataatctggtctggacaatacttaaacaaataaggatcatcccaaaagaagtgcttaacctcagctaaaaatctagaacgatcttgtttaccccaatgttggggcattcgaccagtaacaagatagttcactatattcgcataccaaggtaattgggtaacaaagaacaattgttcatcaggaaagctatcccttataggaagggaatcatctggggaactaacaactagcctacaaagtgatctgctacaacattttcggcaccctttttgtctctaatgtctggagaaaactcttgcaacaacagaatccacctaatcaatctaggtttagtatccttcttagacaaaagatattttaaagcagcatgatcagtatatatgatgatcttagaacctaagagatagggtctaaacttgtctaaggcaaacacaatggctaatagttccttctcggtagtggtatagttcaactgggcatcattcagagttttgctagcatagtaaatcacatgaagtaacttattttctcgctgacctagcacaacaccaatagcataatctgaagcatcacacatgatctcaaagggtaggttccagttgggtgcctggactatgggggcggtagtgagtaatgacttaagcttctcaaaagcctctaaacaagcatcatcaaagacaaacttaacatcttttgcaagcaaattgcaaagaggtctagacatcaagctaaaatccttaatgaaacgataaaaaccagcatgccctaagaatgacctaatatctcttacggtttttgggaccggtaaagttttaataaggtcaactttggctctatctctataccctttgaagatacaatatgccctagaacaattcctgaacgaaccataaagtgacatttctcccaattaagcactaaattcttttccttacacctagtcaaaactaatgacaaatgatgcaagcactcatcgaaagacgaaccaaacactgaaaaatcatccataaagacctctaagaaccgttctaccatgtcagaaaatatgctcatcatgcaacgctgaaaagtcgcaggggcattacatagcccgaaaggcatgcgtctatacgcaaaggtaccaaagggacaggtaaaagtggttttctcctggtcttctggggcaataacgatctgattatatccagagtagccatctaaaaagcagtagtgactatgtccagctaatctctctagcatctggtcgatgaagggaaggggaaagtggtccttcctagtgaccttgttcaatttcctatagtcaatacaaacacgccaacccgtggtcactcgggtcgggattaactcattgttatcattctggactacagtaataccagatttcttgggaacaacctgaacggggctgacccacttactgtctgaaatagggtagataactgcatctaatagcttaagaacctcagttcgaactacttctttcatattggggtttagtcgacgttgcatctccctagaaggtttggtgtcttcctctaaatagatctgatgcatacaaacagtaggacttatacccttaatgtctgctatggtccaccctaaagcttccttgttgttttgaaggacggttactagcctactttcctgatctctatccaagtcggaagaaacaatcacaggtaaagtctcagacgggcctaaaaacacatacttcagggtatctggcaatggttttaggtccaacttaggaggctcttctaaagaaggaactagggtagacttagaaactggtagtggttcgaacttaggtttccatccattactagtatctaacaaaggggttgaatctaacaaagcattcacctcattaatcaccttatcatcatcaaaatcaatcccaaagtgagctaggcatttctctaatggatcttctaacaaagtgtttggtaatgactcctcgactaatgttcctatcatgttcacctcttctatattcgagtcatctagttcagagggtagcttactaatattaaaaatgttcagctcaatagtcatattaccaaaagacaaattcataataccatttcgacagttaatgatcgcattggatgtagctaaaaacgggcgacctaaaatcactggtat encodes:
- the LOC113352437 gene encoding uncharacterized protein LOC113352437, with product MDSVIATVCYNEASLSFRIGLKSTLTGLKDNICLNWVQLSPFTIEIIHKFGEQQKVLQSNYDLQSAAVFSLFNKLPTLDLYVYHRSESSSSVCHIGASSSSSSHGSEVVPVNHPLVTTVTDYDDPKVVKEPLKSARWLGFFHSVEQVFPRGVDQVRHDLMKYHDSNGYAYKVTRNEKLRIAACCANKKKDKCNWHMYDVSCDGVEGSPFIIKELNNQHTCDGGFIKVPSVSKKLISSLIKDEIKQNPKKKTKDIMEKIRREYGFDISRYYAYAGKRHALNMAWGEDEKSFAYLHWYIKQLSETNSGSRVVLETDASQKFVRLFIAFGSCIRGFNYCRPLIFMDATHLKSKYLGHMMAATGLNGDNGIYPLAYGVVSSETDANWKWFMEQLRDVVSPQRKLTFVSDRGSGLVNQIPVVFPGAYHGWCYWHMSNNVNACLPKSAKTYNNYVLKLFEKCAYANTHVEFKESWDDLMLVKNQKLQEYLSRDPLDKWVSFFFPGCRYGELCSNVVECLNGWIKEEREMPIAVMVDKIWLKLMEMMCIRREECVTSFDWRGVLCPKMEAELYNNKMHGRDYSVTKSSEFVYEVHASLTQRVDLKEKTCSCNRWKINGFPCPHVVRCIMGNGEDPYEYVENYFTTKFYRESYSIPIHPVPTVERPATISPKSVVHGPKVLPQSGRPRKKKRIPNTGSIPKKKMRTCGGCNELTTHNRRMCPNKQT